A genomic window from endosymbiont of Galathealinum brachiosum includes:
- a CDS encoding peptidase M52, which yields MIQNETLILGIGNTLLSDEGAGIHALNILQSRYSNIPELNFLDGGTLSFTLAVWIEDCTNLIVLDSTELKSPAGTVKTFINQDMDHFLGNAKRSAHEVGLLDLMDIARITDNLPEKRALIGIQPDKIGWGMQPTNVVQHALENAVNEAAKLITLWNNININQPQSLITE from the coding sequence ATGATTCAAAATGAAACGTTAATACTTGGAATTGGTAATACACTACTTTCAGATGAAGGTGCGGGTATTCATGCTCTTAATATTCTTCAATCACGATATTCTAATATTCCTGAATTAAATTTTCTTGATGGTGGTACACTTAGTTTTACACTGGCCGTATGGATCGAAGACTGCACTAATCTTATTGTGCTTGATTCTACAGAACTAAAGTCCCCTGCTGGTACGGTTAAAACATTTATTAATCAGGATATGGATCACTTTTTAGGTAATGCAAAACGTAGCGCACATGAAGTTGGTTTACTCGATTTAATGGATATTGCTCGTATTACAGATAACCTGCCAGAAAAACGCGCTTTAATTGGTATTCAACCTGATAAAATAGGCTGGGGAATGCAACCAACAAATGTCGTTCAACATGCCCTGGAAAATGCCGTTAATGAGGCGGCTAAACTCATAACGTTATGGAATAATATTAATATAAATCAACCGCAATCTCTTATAACAGAGTAA
- the hypB gene encoding hydrogenase accessory protein HypB, with protein MCDSCGCNITHGNKNLIKPGGKLHKTQNGKEAITVLHSLLHENDHTAHHNRQHFDQHNVLAINLMSSPGAGKTALLETTIKQLNSNLRIAVIEGDLETENDAERIRQHGVKAIQITTGSACHLDAHMIHQALHNLDLSEFDIIFIENVGNLVCPASFDLGQHKNVTLLSVPEGDDKPAKYPVMFRTSDLVLISKVDLLPVLDDFKPENAKRYMHDIASQAPVLEISSKDGTGMTEWFDWIEKQIENRQLYLKEHPLSTHQHEHSHVSL; from the coding sequence ATGTGTGATAGCTGCGGATGTAATATAACTCACGGTAATAAGAATCTAATAAAACCAGGAGGTAAACTTCATAAAACACAGAATGGCAAAGAGGCAATAACAGTTTTACACAGTCTGTTACATGAAAATGATCACACAGCGCATCATAATCGTCAGCACTTTGATCAACACAATGTATTAGCCATCAATTTAATGTCATCTCCAGGCGCGGGTAAAACGGCTTTATTAGAAACCACAATAAAACAACTAAATAGTAATTTACGTATTGCTGTAATAGAAGGTGATCTGGAAACAGAAAACGATGCTGAACGCATTAGACAGCATGGTGTTAAAGCCATTCAAATTACTACAGGAAGTGCATGCCATCTTGATGCTCATATGATTCATCAGGCGTTACATAATCTAGATCTTTCTGAGTTTGATATTATTTTTATCGAAAATGTGGGTAATCTGGTTTGTCCTGCCAGTTTCGATCTGGGGCAACATAAAAATGTTACTTTGTTATCTGTTCCTGAGGGTGATGATAAACCAGCTAAATATCCTGTGATGTTCCGCACATCAGATCTGGTACTTATTAGTAAGGTCGATTTGTTGCCTGTGCTTGATGACTTCAAACCTGAAAATGCAAAACGTTATATGCATGATATTGCCAGTCAGGCACCTGTGCTTGAAATTTCATCTAAAGATGGAACAGGGATGACAGAGTGGTTTGACTGGATAGAAAAACAAATTGAAAATCGTCAATTGTATTTAAAAGAACACCCGTTGAGTACTCATCAACATGAACATAGTCATGTTAGTTTATAA
- a CDS encoding hydrogenase nickel incorporation protein HypA has translation MHELAICQSLMEQVEKIAHENNAQSVFSITLGMGPLSGVEEQLLKNAYPVASVGSIAENAELIINLLPLIVKCNACNTESEVLANKLLCKQCGDWKTTVISGDELMLMSVELDRHSEQKNRTVN, from the coding sequence ATGCATGAGCTCGCAATTTGTCAGTCTTTAATGGAGCAGGTTGAAAAAATAGCCCATGAAAATAATGCACAGAGCGTGTTTTCTATTACACTTGGCATGGGGCCATTATCTGGAGTTGAAGAACAATTGTTAAAAAATGCTTATCCTGTTGCCAGTGTAGGCAGCATTGCTGAAAATGCAGAGCTTATTATTAATTTATTACCACTTATTGTTAAATGTAATGCCTGTAATACTGAGTCTGAGGTATTAGCTAATAAACTGCTATGTAAACAATGTGGTGACTGGAAAACAACTGTTATCAGTGGTGATGAATTAATGCTTATGAGTGTTGAGTTAGATAGACACTCAGAACAAAAGAATAGAACAGTAAATTAA
- the hypF gene encoding carbamoyltransferase HypF, with protein sequence MSNLVVRWFKGCELMAFSTIQKVEKQSLINNCAKRIILSGKVQGVGFRPFIFQHATKYHLTGWVRNTSGRVEILVQGELKNIQSFVDNLINESPLISSPCIEGVEVIPLFDTSEFLILNSLADSDIDIHLPEDLNTCVKCIDELNDPDNRRYHYPFINCTQCGPRYSIIKSLPYDRNKTSMSVFEFCPECKREYLDVKSRRFHAEPVACENCGPTLKYVNNERIVEGNNRSLQACITDLKNGKIVAIKGIGGYHLVCDATNDAAVLKLRKTKPRLDKPLAIMLTDNDLSQYVNLSIEELKLLKSSSRPIVLIKKRINNLSKYIAPGISKIGVMLAYSPLHHLILNGLSLPLVFTSANISGEPVLTDNKEVEQRLQHVADAYLHHNRGIVRPVDDSVYQLIQNKARPVRIGRGVSPLEIDLPFELDKPVLAVGCHMKNTVTLGWKNRLVISPHIGEMDNPRSIQTFEKCINDLQSIYQVKAEHIVCDAHTGYTSSRWAKKQVLSLSLVFHHYAHASSCWYDACKEVDDLKTMLVFTWDGVGLGPDGTLWGGEALLGCPGNWQRVSHFREFKLPGGELASRQPWRSAAALCWETNEEFNSPLTDDQTSLVFNFWQQGKNSPSTTSVGRLFDAAASLIGICNEVSYEGQGPMMLESLVTEFENPVDMEIKKVNGMHVVNWSNVVPMLKDTTKTKSQRAACFHSSMATSLLNQALNIRKESGVNVIGLSGGVFQNEILINLVYKLLIDNKFQVILPHSIPVNDAGISCGQIIEYGFRHN encoded by the coding sequence ATGTCGAATCTGGTGGTCAGGTGGTTTAAGGGATGTGAGTTAATGGCTTTTTCGACTATCCAGAAAGTTGAAAAGCAATCATTAATTAATAACTGTGCAAAAAGAATCATATTAAGCGGTAAGGTCCAGGGTGTCGGTTTCAGACCCTTTATATTTCAACATGCAACTAAATATCACTTAACCGGTTGGGTTCGTAATACATCTGGTCGTGTTGAAATTCTTGTGCAGGGAGAGTTAAAAAATATTCAATCTTTTGTCGATAATTTAATTAATGAATCTCCATTAATATCAAGCCCCTGTATAGAGGGAGTTGAAGTAATACCGCTATTTGATACTAGTGAATTCCTTATTTTAAATAGTTTAGCTGATAGTGATATTGATATTCACTTACCAGAAGATTTAAACACCTGTGTTAAATGCATTGATGAATTAAATGATCCAGATAATCGGCGTTATCATTATCCATTTATCAATTGTACGCAATGTGGCCCTCGTTATTCGATTATAAAATCACTTCCTTATGACCGAAATAAAACCAGCATGTCTGTGTTTGAATTTTGTCCAGAGTGTAAAAGAGAATATCTGGATGTTAAGAGTCGTCGTTTTCATGCGGAACCTGTCGCCTGTGAAAACTGTGGTCCAACACTTAAATATGTTAATAATGAAAGGATTGTAGAAGGTAATAATCGATCATTACAGGCCTGTATAACTGATTTGAAAAATGGAAAGATAGTTGCAATTAAGGGTATAGGTGGATACCACCTTGTTTGTGACGCTACGAATGATGCAGCTGTTTTAAAGTTACGTAAAACTAAACCAAGACTTGATAAACCACTAGCAATTATGCTAACTGACAATGATTTAAGTCAGTATGTTAATTTATCAATTGAAGAATTAAAGTTATTGAAATCATCTTCACGACCTATTGTGCTAATAAAAAAACGCATAAATAATTTATCTAAATACATTGCACCCGGGATTTCTAAAATAGGAGTGATGTTAGCTTATAGCCCATTACATCATTTAATTCTAAATGGTTTATCTTTACCGCTTGTTTTTACCTCAGCAAATATCAGCGGTGAACCCGTTTTAACTGATAACAAAGAAGTTGAACAAAGACTTCAGCATGTTGCAGATGCGTATCTTCATCATAATCGCGGTATTGTGCGGCCTGTTGATGATTCGGTTTATCAGCTAATACAGAATAAAGCACGCCCTGTTCGAATAGGGCGGGGAGTATCACCACTTGAAATTGATTTACCATTTGAGTTAGATAAACCTGTACTGGCGGTTGGTTGCCATATGAAAAATACAGTAACGCTAGGATGGAAGAACCGGTTAGTTATTTCTCCCCATATAGGAGAAATGGATAATCCTCGCAGTATTCAGACTTTTGAAAAATGTATTAATGATTTACAGTCTATTTATCAGGTAAAAGCTGAACATATTGTGTGTGATGCTCATACCGGGTATACATCAAGCCGCTGGGCGAAAAAACAGGTTCTGAGTTTGAGTTTGGTTTTTCATCATTATGCCCACGCATCTTCATGCTGGTATGATGCCTGTAAAGAAGTAGATGATTTAAAAACTATGCTGGTTTTTACATGGGATGGGGTTGGTTTAGGACCAGATGGCACATTGTGGGGGGGAGAAGCATTACTGGGGTGCCCCGGTAACTGGCAACGGGTTTCACATTTTAGAGAATTTAAACTGCCCGGTGGAGAACTTGCTTCTCGTCAACCCTGGCGTAGTGCTGCAGCATTATGCTGGGAAACAAATGAAGAGTTTAATTCGCCATTGACTGATGACCAGACATCTCTGGTGTTTAATTTCTGGCAACAGGGAAAAAACTCTCCATCAACAACATCTGTTGGTAGGCTTTTCGATGCTGCCGCTTCTCTAATCGGTATTTGTAATGAAGTGAGTTATGAGGGGCAGGGGCCTATGATGCTTGAATCACTAGTTACTGAATTTGAAAATCCTGTTGATATGGAAATAAAGAAAGTAAATGGAATGCATGTGGTTAACTGGAGTAATGTTGTTCCAATGTTAAAAGATACAACAAAAACAAAATCACAACGTGCAGCCTGTTTTCATAGCTCGATGGCAACTAGTTTATTGAATCAGGCCTTAAATATTAGAAAAGAATCGGGTGTGAATGTTATCGGTTTATCTGGTGGTGTATTTCAAAATGAAATTCTGATTAATCTTGTATATAAATTACTTATTGATAATAAGTTTCAGGTAATTCTTCCTCATAGCATACCGGTAAATGATGCTGGTATCAGTTGTGGTCAAATAATAGAATATGGCTTCAGGCATAATTAA
- a CDS encoding HypC/HybG/HupF family hydrogenase formation chaperone, with the protein MCLGIPMKIKSIDGFTARCEAKGVERDVSLFMMQEDKLEVDDFIVVHVGYAIQKITAQEAQTAWELYDQMLEDEV; encoded by the coding sequence ATGTGTCTTGGAATACCCATGAAAATAAAATCCATAGATGGCTTTACCGCCCGTTGTGAAGCGAAGGGGGTAGAGCGTGATGTGAGTTTATTTATGATGCAGGAAGATAAACTTGAAGTAGATGATTTTATAGTTGTTCACGTGGGTTATGCCATTCAGAAAATAACGGCTCAGGAAGCGCAAACCGCCTGGGAGTTATACGATCAAATGCTAGAAGACGAAGTTTAA
- a CDS encoding hydrogenase formation protein HypD, with translation MEITAKQWLEKIHNLPHQGRVKIMNVCGGHERSITMAGLRQALPEYIELVPGPGCPVCICPEEDVFEAIQLALHEDIILVAFGDMLRVPVNVKKIQIRTLEQAKAQGADIRPIASPIEAVIIAKENPQKPVVFFAAGFETTTAPVAAMLVQGIPDNLSVLLSGRLTWPAVSMLLESGAPGFDALIAPGHVATIMGPEEWGFVVAKHHIPAAVSGFEPVSLLAAMYSVLRQLNEKRYFLDNCYSSLVKPGGNASAQKHLNTALSIYDANWRGVGVIPDSGFKLNLQYEKYDTRKQFPDYADDARKRAGKMPAGCDCAQVVLGKIYPSECKLFGKTCLPRSPIGPCMVSDEGACRIWWSGGLRDVS, from the coding sequence ATGGAAATAACAGCGAAACAATGGCTGGAAAAAATTCATAATTTACCCCATCAAGGGCGAGTTAAAATTATGAACGTTTGTGGTGGTCATGAGCGTTCAATTACAATGGCTGGTTTACGTCAGGCTTTGCCTGAATATATCGAGCTTGTTCCGGGGCCTGGCTGTCCAGTTTGCATCTGTCCGGAAGAAGATGTTTTTGAAGCTATTCAACTTGCACTACACGAAGATATTATTCTTGTTGCATTTGGAGATATGTTACGTGTACCGGTTAATGTAAAAAAAATACAGATCAGAACACTAGAGCAGGCAAAAGCGCAGGGCGCTGATATTCGCCCTATAGCATCACCTATTGAAGCTGTAATTATTGCTAAAGAAAATCCTCAGAAACCGGTTGTCTTTTTTGCAGCTGGTTTTGAAACAACGACAGCACCGGTAGCTGCAATGTTGGTGCAGGGTATACCTGATAATTTGTCTGTTTTATTATCGGGAAGATTAACCTGGCCTGCTGTATCTATGTTATTAGAATCAGGCGCTCCGGGTTTTGATGCGCTTATCGCTCCAGGACATGTTGCAACAATAATGGGTCCTGAAGAATGGGGTTTTGTTGTAGCTAAACATCATATTCCTGCTGCGGTTTCCGGTTTTGAACCGGTGAGCTTATTAGCGGCAATGTATTCAGTGTTGCGTCAGTTAAATGAAAAACGATATTTTCTTGATAACTGTTATTCAAGTCTTGTTAAACCAGGTGGTAATGCATCAGCTCAAAAACATTTAAATACAGCTTTGAGTATTTATGATGCAAACTGGCGTGGCGTAGGCGTAATTCCAGATTCTGGTTTTAAGTTAAATCTTCAATATGAAAAATATGATACAAGAAAACAGTTTCCTGACTATGCAGATGACGCTCGTAAAAGGGCAGGTAAAATGCCGGCTGGATGTGATTGTGCCCAGGTCGTTTTAGGAAAGATTTATCCCAGTGAATGTAAATTATTTGGTAAAACATGTTTGCCGAGGAGTCCAATTGGTCCTTGTATGGTTTCAGATGAGGGTGCATGTCGAATCTGGTGGTCAGGTGGTTTAAGGGATGTGAGTTAA
- the hypE gene encoding hydrogenase expression/formation protein HypE — MNNDVKLDTHISLAHGNGGRFMRELIDEIFSKYLSNDDLDVQADAASLKIEKTDIMFTTDGFTVQPLEFPGGNIGSLAVHGTTNDLAVSGAIPKYLSLNAFIEEGMEVKQLERIVKSLARSANEVGVKIVAGDTKVLPRGQGGGLYLATTGIGIRDNDLNLSLANIKNKDVMLLSGSVGDHGISVMLAREQFGLSGKVVSDSASVLAYTQALSGLEGVHFMRDPTRGGLATVCHEISRFTKMGIRLQQDKIPVKDPVQSVCEMLGYDPLFLACEGRVVAVVNEVCAEEALSRWKALPDGQDAIIFGELDENITRVVLMTEFGGERILEELEDDPLPRIC; from the coding sequence ATGAATAACGATGTAAAACTTGATACACATATTTCACTTGCCCATGGAAATGGCGGGCGTTTTATGCGTGAACTAATTGATGAAATATTTTCAAAATATTTAAGTAATGATGATCTTGATGTTCAAGCTGATGCAGCGTCATTAAAAATAGAAAAGACAGACATAATGTTTACTACGGATGGATTTACAGTGCAGCCGCTTGAGTTTCCTGGTGGAAATATAGGCTCTCTCGCTGTCCATGGTACAACGAATGATCTTGCAGTTAGTGGTGCAATTCCAAAATATCTAAGCCTAAATGCCTTTATAGAAGAAGGTATGGAAGTTAAACAGTTGGAACGTATTGTTAAAAGTCTTGCAAGATCAGCAAATGAAGTTGGTGTCAAAATTGTTGCCGGTGATACAAAAGTTTTACCAAGAGGTCAGGGAGGAGGGTTATACCTTGCAACAACAGGTATTGGTATACGTGATAATGATTTAAATCTGAGCCTTGCTAATATTAAAAATAAGGATGTAATGCTGCTGAGTGGTTCGGTTGGCGATCACGGTATTTCTGTCATGCTTGCCAGAGAACAGTTTGGTTTAAGTGGTAAGGTTGTTTCAGACTCTGCGAGTGTGCTTGCATATACTCAGGCGTTATCGGGCTTGGAAGGTGTACATTTTATGCGCGATCCAACTCGAGGCGGCCTTGCGACCGTTTGTCATGAAATTAGTCGATTTACTAAAATGGGTATCAGATTACAACAGGATAAAATTCCTGTTAAAGACCCAGTTCAATCTGTCTGTGAAATGCTCGGTTATGACCCTTTGTTTCTCGCTTGTGAAGGCAGGGTTGTCGCTGTAGTTAATGAGGTTTGTGCTGAAGAAGCTTTATCCAGATGGAAGGCTTTACCCGATGGTCAGGATGCAATTATTTTTGGCGAATTAGATGAGAATATTACAAGAGTAGTATTAATGACCGAGTTTGGTGGTGAACGTATACTGGAAGAACTTGAAGATGATCCTTTGCCTCGTATCTGTTAA